The following are encoded together in the Pectobacterium wasabiae CFBP 3304 genome:
- a CDS encoding putative quinol monooxygenase — protein sequence MLQVIAQDFIKPESIEIVMPLYRELVEKTRQEPLCISYALFINQKDPGHFTFIETWPDRAALDIHCQTEHFQRLVPMINSHQRAECTFLLMDPFDGNIPTV from the coding sequence ATGCTTCAAGTCATCGCACAGGATTTTATTAAGCCTGAGAGTATTGAGATCGTCATGCCGCTGTACCGCGAATTGGTAGAGAAAACACGACAAGAGCCGCTGTGCATCTCCTACGCGCTTTTTATCAATCAGAAAGATCCGGGGCATTTCACCTTTATCGAAACCTGGCCGGATAGAGCGGCACTGGACATTCACTGCCAGACCGAACACTTCCAGCGTCTGGTTCCCATGATAAATAGCCACCAGCGAGCCGAGTGCACGTTTCTGCTGATGGATCCGTTTGACGGCAACATCCCCACAGTGTGA
- a CDS encoding substrate-binding domain-containing protein gives MKKLISVTAIAIALGLSGFAQAQNEQIVFSTPNLAMPFEVHMQRTAVKAAKELGVNLQVLDGQGSSPKQAADLENAITRGAQGFVVSPNDVNAVSSAVTEIQDAKLPVVTLDRSVKTEKAVPHFGANNYKGGQAIADYVKTKFPNGAEIILLTGQPGSSSNIERTQGIRDSLKAGGSKYHIVADQTGNWMRSEGMRIVESVFPSLPKRPQVILSANDDMALGAIEALQGQGLKPGEVMVTGFDAVPEALARVRDGWLAVTADQRPGYAVTTALTQLTNNIRSKAPITGADYQPTMITKDNLNDAERIGEAGK, from the coding sequence ATGAAAAAGCTCATCAGCGTTACCGCAATCGCCATCGCACTGGGTCTGTCTGGTTTTGCTCAGGCCCAAAATGAACAAATCGTTTTCAGTACGCCGAATCTCGCTATGCCGTTTGAAGTTCACATGCAGCGCACCGCCGTCAAAGCCGCCAAAGAACTGGGCGTGAATTTGCAGGTGCTGGATGGGCAGGGTAGCTCGCCGAAGCAGGCCGCCGATTTAGAGAATGCCATCACGCGTGGTGCGCAGGGCTTTGTGGTGTCACCGAATGACGTTAATGCGGTTTCCAGCGCGGTGACCGAAATTCAGGATGCCAAGCTGCCGGTGGTGACGCTGGATCGTTCGGTGAAAACGGAAAAAGCGGTGCCGCATTTTGGCGCTAACAACTACAAAGGCGGTCAGGCGATTGCCGATTATGTCAAAACCAAATTCCCGAACGGTGCAGAGATCATTCTGCTGACTGGTCAACCGGGCTCTTCTTCCAATATCGAGCGGACGCAGGGGATCCGCGACAGCCTGAAAGCGGGTGGCAGTAAATACCACATTGTGGCTGACCAGACGGGGAACTGGATGCGTTCAGAAGGGATGCGCATCGTTGAAAGTGTTTTTCCTTCGCTGCCTAAACGTCCGCAGGTGATCCTCTCCGCGAATGACGATATGGCGCTGGGCGCGATTGAAGCGTTACAGGGCCAGGGGCTGAAACCCGGTGAGGTGATGGTGACGGGCTTTGACGCTGTGCCGGAAGCGTTGGCTCGTGTACGTGACGGCTGGCTGGCGGTGACCGCCGATCAGCGTCCGGGCTATGCGGTAACCACGGCGTTAACGCAGTTAACTAATAACATCCGCAGTAAAGCGCCGATCACCGGGGCTGACTACCAACCGACCATGATTACCAAAGATAACCTGAACGATGCCGAGCGCATTGGCGAAGCGGGTAAATAA
- a CDS encoding ABC transporter substrate-binding protein, with protein sequence MFTIKQVVAFTALMATAAASYAAVEADKRPINELYQNALREGGIVTVYAGGDTPGQQDGIKQAFEKRFPGMKLNVIVDYSKFHDARIDNQLATNTLVPDVVQLQTLQDYPRWKKDGVLLNYKPIGWDKVYPAFKDKDGAWTGVFVDAFSNVVNTKLIAENAWPTEANDYLRPDLKGSIVLTYPNDDDAVLFWFKQVVDKYGWEYVAKFKEQNPVYVRGTQAPADDVESGKSAATFSTDGALAPDQNANSRFVLPKNDPFVSWAQRAAIFKQAKHPESAKLYLSWLLDKETQSNVWYMWSVRTDVAPPAGYKPIWEYKNTSPQAFADFMSDRAAVESFRTQIGLYLGEVKGEPSPGHLGLHPKEALPH encoded by the coding sequence ATGTTTACAATAAAACAGGTGGTCGCATTTACGGCGCTGATGGCGACGGCAGCGGCTAGCTATGCGGCAGTAGAGGCCGATAAGCGTCCAATCAATGAGCTTTATCAGAACGCGCTTCGGGAAGGCGGTATTGTGACCGTCTATGCAGGCGGTGACACACCGGGTCAGCAGGATGGCATCAAACAGGCGTTTGAAAAACGCTTTCCGGGCATGAAACTCAACGTCATTGTGGACTACAGTAAATTCCACGATGCCCGTATTGATAACCAGTTGGCGACCAATACGCTGGTGCCAGATGTCGTGCAGTTGCAAACCTTGCAGGATTACCCGCGCTGGAAGAAAGATGGCGTGTTGCTGAATTACAAACCCATCGGCTGGGATAAAGTATACCCGGCGTTTAAAGACAAAGATGGTGCCTGGACTGGCGTGTTTGTCGATGCGTTCAGCAATGTGGTCAATACCAAGCTGATTGCCGAAAACGCCTGGCCGACAGAAGCCAATGATTACCTGCGTCCCGATCTGAAAGGCAGCATTGTTTTGACCTACCCGAACGATGACGACGCCGTGCTGTTCTGGTTCAAGCAGGTCGTGGATAAATATGGCTGGGAATATGTTGCTAAGTTCAAAGAGCAGAACCCCGTTTACGTGCGTGGTACACAGGCTCCCGCAGATGATGTGGAAAGCGGTAAATCTGCGGCGACATTCTCAACCGACGGCGCGCTTGCTCCCGATCAAAATGCCAATTCCCGTTTTGTTCTGCCTAAAAACGATCCATTCGTCTCTTGGGCACAGCGTGCGGCCATTTTCAAACAGGCTAAACATCCGGAAAGCGCCAAGCTGTATCTGAGCTGGCTGTTGGATAAAGAAACCCAAAGTAATGTTTGGTATATGTGGTCGGTTCGTACTGACGTTGCGCCACCTGCTGGCTATAAACCTATCTGGGAATATAAAAATACCAGCCCGCAAGCCTTTGCCGATTTCATGAGCGATCGTGCGGCGGTAGAATCATTCCGTACCCAAATCGGTCTGTATCTTGGCGAAGTGAAAGGTGAACCCTCTCCCGGTCACTTAGGGCTGCATCCAAAAGAAGCATTACCACATTAA
- a CDS encoding ABC transporter permease, whose protein sequence is MSQQPLSKTITPSNPRGRFDPIAFFERFGVFIFMILLLIFFQSQNGNFLSERNITNILTEVSIYGIMAVGMTFVILTAGIDLSVGSILAVCAITAASVIKGDNFTTVDPDAWYGLSWLVALGVCLAMGTFIGFLHGLGVTKLRLPPFIVTLGGMTIWRGLTLVMNDGAPIAGFDPGYRWWGRGEILGISVPIWIFALVALLGYLALHKTRWGRFVYAIGGNTEAARLAGVNVQRVLVSVYVVIGCLAGLAGFILSARLGSAEAVAGITFELRVIASVVIGGTSLMGGYGRISGTIIGSIIMGILINGLVLMNVSAYYQQIITGLIIVLAVAFDTYAKSRRGAI, encoded by the coding sequence ATGTCCCAGCAGCCGCTTTCTAAGACCATTACGCCGTCCAATCCGCGCGGACGTTTTGACCCGATTGCCTTTTTTGAACGCTTTGGCGTGTTTATTTTCATGATTTTGCTGCTGATTTTCTTTCAGTCGCAGAATGGCAACTTTCTGTCCGAACGCAACATCACCAACATCCTTACCGAAGTGTCCATCTACGGCATCATGGCCGTAGGGATGACATTCGTCATTTTGACTGCCGGGATCGACCTGTCCGTCGGCTCGATTCTGGCGGTATGTGCGATCACTGCTGCCTCGGTGATTAAAGGCGACAACTTTACTACCGTCGATCCCGATGCCTGGTACGGCCTGAGCTGGCTGGTCGCGTTAGGCGTCTGTCTGGCAATGGGCACCTTTATTGGTTTCCTGCATGGGTTAGGGGTGACCAAACTGCGTCTGCCGCCGTTCATCGTCACGCTGGGCGGGATGACGATCTGGCGTGGATTAACGCTGGTGATGAACGACGGTGCACCGATTGCGGGCTTTGACCCCGGCTATCGCTGGTGGGGACGGGGCGAGATCCTCGGTATTTCGGTGCCGATCTGGATCTTCGCCTTGGTTGCCTTGCTGGGCTATCTGGCGCTGCATAAAACCCGCTGGGGTCGCTTCGTCTACGCCATTGGCGGCAACACCGAAGCTGCGCGACTGGCGGGGGTGAATGTGCAACGTGTATTGGTCAGCGTCTATGTTGTGATTGGCTGTCTGGCCGGACTGGCGGGATTTATTCTCAGCGCCCGTCTCGGTAGCGCAGAAGCGGTCGCGGGGATCACCTTCGAACTGCGCGTCATCGCCTCGGTGGTAATCGGTGGCACCTCGCTGATGGGCGGCTATGGCCGGATCAGCGGTACGATTATCGGTTCGATCATCATGGGTATTCTGATTAATGGACTGGTGTTGATGAACGTATCGGCCTACTACCAGCAGATTATCACCGGGTTGATTATCGTGCTGGCCGTGGCGTTCGACACCTATGCCAAGAGCCGTCGCGGCGCTATCTGA
- a CDS encoding CoA-acylating methylmalonate-semialdehyde dehydrogenase — METVSSFIQGAIVSSRSQRYAAVYNPATGEQIRQVVMSDKADVEQAIASAAAAFPAWSKHSPLRRARVLFRFKALLEERMDTLARLISQEHGKVYSDAVGEVTRGLEVVEFACGIPHLQKGEHSANVGTGVDSHSLMQPLGVCVGITPFNFPAMVPMWMFPIALATGNTFVLKPSEKDPSLSLLLAQLLKEAGLPDGVFNVVQGDKEAVDVLLTDPRVQAVSFVGSTPVAEYIYQTASAHGKRCQALGGAKNHCILMPDADMGMAASAIMGAAFGAAGERCMALSVVVAVGDDTAEALHQRLNAQINAMRVGPGLVDGQENEMGPVISAPHRAKIADYIQSGVEQGATLRIDGRTLSVQGHPQGYFIGPTLFDNVTPEMKIYQEEIFGPVLSVVRVPDYQTAVTLINNHEYGNGTAIFTRDGETARQFCEEVQAGMVGVNVPIPVPMAFHSFGGWKRSIFGPLNVHGSDGVRFYTRMKTVTSRWPASVRLEHHTSNFVMPTLE, encoded by the coding sequence ATGGAAACCGTATCTAGCTTCATTCAGGGGGCGATTGTCTCCAGCCGCAGTCAGCGCTACGCGGCGGTGTATAACCCGGCGACGGGCGAGCAGATTCGCCAGGTTGTGATGTCTGATAAGGCGGACGTCGAGCAGGCGATTGCCAGCGCGGCGGCGGCATTCCCTGCGTGGTCAAAGCACTCTCCGCTACGCCGTGCGCGCGTCCTGTTCCGTTTCAAGGCGCTGCTGGAAGAGCGCATGGATACGCTGGCTCGGCTGATTTCACAGGAGCATGGCAAGGTCTATTCCGATGCCGTGGGTGAGGTGACGCGCGGGCTGGAAGTTGTTGAATTTGCCTGCGGTATCCCGCATCTGCAAAAAGGCGAACACTCGGCGAATGTAGGTACGGGTGTGGATAGCCATTCGCTTATGCAGCCGCTTGGCGTGTGCGTCGGGATTACGCCGTTTAACTTCCCGGCGATGGTGCCCATGTGGATGTTCCCGATTGCCTTGGCGACGGGCAATACCTTTGTGCTTAAGCCGTCGGAAAAAGATCCGTCACTCTCGCTGCTGTTGGCGCAACTGCTGAAAGAAGCGGGCTTGCCGGATGGCGTGTTTAATGTGGTTCAGGGTGACAAAGAAGCAGTGGATGTGCTGTTGACCGATCCGCGCGTGCAGGCGGTGAGTTTTGTGGGATCGACGCCGGTGGCGGAATACATCTATCAGACGGCATCGGCGCACGGCAAACGCTGTCAGGCGCTGGGCGGAGCGAAAAATCACTGCATTCTGATGCCGGATGCTGATATGGGCATGGCTGCCAGCGCGATTATGGGGGCGGCATTTGGCGCGGCGGGCGAACGCTGCATGGCGCTGTCGGTAGTGGTCGCGGTGGGTGATGACACGGCAGAGGCGTTGCATCAGCGTCTGAATGCGCAGATAAACGCGATGCGCGTTGGGCCGGGTCTGGTAGATGGGCAGGAAAATGAAATGGGCCCGGTGATCAGTGCACCGCATCGGGCGAAAATTGCCGACTATATTCAAAGTGGCGTTGAGCAAGGGGCGACGCTGCGTATCGATGGCCGCACGCTGTCCGTACAAGGGCACCCGCAAGGTTACTTTATCGGGCCGACACTGTTCGATAACGTCACGCCGGAGATGAAAATCTATCAGGAAGAAATTTTTGGCCCGGTGCTATCCGTTGTGCGCGTGCCAGATTACCAGACGGCGGTGACGCTGATTAATAACCATGAATACGGTAACGGCACTGCTATCTTTACCCGCGATGGCGAAACGGCGCGCCAGTTCTGTGAAGAGGTGCAGGCGGGCATGGTTGGCGTGAACGTACCGATTCCGGTGCCGATGGCGTTCCACAGCTTCGGCGGCTGGAAGCGATCCATTTTTGGACCGCTGAATGTTCATGGTAGTGACGGCGTGCGCTTCTACACTCGAATGAAAACCGTCACCAGCCGCTGGCCCGCCAGCGTCCGTTTGGAGCACCACACCAGCAACTTCGTCATGCCCACGCTGGAGTGA
- a CDS encoding MurR/RpiR family transcriptional regulator, with translation MPMATSLRELQEQIRERYDSLSKRLQQVAHYVLDNTNSIAFDTVAVIAERADVPPSTLIRFANAFDFSGFNEMKQLFRMNLVEETASYTDRARLFRAMEADAVPETPLDILHEFARSNAQAMQQLAARTPQDDLQKAVDLLAQAETIYIVGLRRSFSVATYLTYALSHLESSPILVNGLGGMFREQLSRVNSRDVVVSISFSPYSQETVMVSEMAAKAGARQIVITDSQISPLATLSDVCFVVKEAQVDAFRSQSATLCLVQSLMVSLAYRQGNGTEQSEKQRRG, from the coding sequence ATGCCCATGGCAACCAGCCTGAGAGAATTACAGGAACAGATCCGCGAGCGTTATGATTCGCTCAGCAAGCGACTACAGCAGGTCGCGCATTATGTGCTGGATAATACCAACAGCATCGCGTTCGATACCGTCGCAGTGATCGCCGAACGGGCTGACGTTCCCCCTTCAACGTTAATTCGCTTCGCTAACGCCTTTGATTTCAGCGGCTTCAACGAAATGAAACAGCTATTCCGCATGAATTTGGTGGAGGAAACTGCCAGTTATACCGACCGGGCACGACTGTTTCGGGCGATGGAAGCCGACGCCGTACCAGAAACGCCGTTGGATATTCTGCATGAGTTTGCCCGCTCAAATGCACAGGCAATGCAACAACTAGCGGCACGCACGCCTCAAGACGATCTGCAAAAAGCCGTCGATCTGTTGGCGCAGGCAGAAACGATCTATATCGTGGGGCTGCGGCGCTCATTTAGCGTTGCCACTTACCTCACCTACGCGCTCAGCCATCTGGAAAGCAGCCCAATTCTGGTCAACGGTCTGGGTGGCATGTTTCGCGAACAACTCAGCCGCGTCAACTCGCGTGACGTGGTGGTTTCCATCAGCTTCTCACCCTATTCACAGGAAACCGTGATGGTCAGCGAGATGGCAGCAAAAGCTGGCGCACGACAAATCGTGATTACCGACAGCCAGATCAGCCCGCTGGCGACGCTCAGCGATGTGTGCTTTGTGGTGAAGGAAGCCCAGGTTGATGCATTCCGTTCACAGTCCGCTACGCTGTGTCTGGTACAGTCGCTGATGGTATCGCTGGCCTACCGGCAGGGAAACGGCACAGAACAGAGCGAAAAACAGCGGCGCGGCTAG
- a CDS encoding sugar ABC transporter ATP-binding protein, whose protein sequence is MTEPLLNITDLAKSFSGVWALSNAQLTVQPGEIHALLGENGAGKSTLLKALAGAQPQTSGDIWFGGQQLLPLESPVERQKRGIITIYQEFNLLPNMSVAENMFLGREPQSSGLFVDALAVNREAKAVLDYLKLNIAPTTQVARLSVAQQQMVEIARALTLNAKLIVMDEPSAALSDSEVDSLHRVVRELKGRGVSVVYVTHRLHEVFQLCDRFTVFQDGRYTGSGDVASTNVQEIIRLMVGRDVVFNRRPPSETHHQDKPVRLAVKGLSREKPPLDAHGIALKDISFQVHAGEVLGIAGLVGAGRTEIARCLFGADAFSSGEFVLDDAPYHPSTPLHALSQGIALVPEDRKKEGAVLGLSIRENISLSNLSSLMRWRWFVNTRKEDDLIDAYRQALHIKMVNSDQEVRKLSGGNQQKVILARCMALNPKVLIVDEPTRGIDVGTKSEVHQVLFDMAKRGVAVIVISSDLPEIMAISDRIITLSEGRISGEIHGDDATEEKLMTMMAICHDALHAA, encoded by the coding sequence ATGACGGAACCCCTACTGAACATCACCGATCTGGCAAAGAGCTTCTCTGGCGTCTGGGCGCTGAGTAATGCGCAACTGACCGTACAGCCGGGAGAGATTCATGCGCTATTGGGAGAAAACGGCGCGGGTAAATCGACGCTGTTAAAAGCGCTGGCAGGGGCGCAGCCGCAGACCAGCGGTGATATCTGGTTTGGCGGTCAGCAACTGTTACCGCTCGAATCGCCGGTTGAACGCCAAAAACGGGGAATTATCACCATTTATCAGGAATTCAATCTGCTGCCGAATATGAGCGTGGCGGAAAACATGTTCCTGGGGCGTGAACCTCAGAGCAGTGGATTATTTGTCGACGCGCTGGCGGTCAATCGCGAGGCGAAAGCGGTACTGGATTACCTGAAATTGAACATTGCGCCGACGACGCAGGTGGCGCGTTTGAGTGTAGCGCAGCAGCAGATGGTGGAGATAGCCAGAGCGCTGACGCTGAACGCCAAACTGATTGTGATGGATGAACCATCGGCAGCGCTGAGCGATAGCGAAGTCGACAGCCTGCATCGCGTGGTTCGTGAGCTAAAAGGTCGTGGCGTGAGCGTGGTGTATGTGACGCACCGACTCCATGAAGTTTTCCAACTGTGCGATCGCTTTACCGTGTTTCAGGATGGCCGCTACACCGGTTCCGGGGATGTCGCCAGCACCAACGTGCAGGAGATTATTCGCCTTATGGTCGGGCGTGACGTGGTGTTTAACCGTCGTCCGCCTTCCGAGACGCATCATCAGGATAAACCGGTACGTCTGGCGGTGAAGGGCTTAAGCCGAGAAAAGCCGCCGCTGGATGCACACGGCATCGCGCTGAAAGATATCAGCTTTCAGGTGCATGCGGGCGAGGTGCTCGGCATCGCCGGGCTGGTTGGTGCAGGGCGCACGGAAATCGCACGCTGCCTGTTTGGTGCCGATGCGTTCTCTAGCGGTGAGTTTGTGCTGGATGACGCGCCTTATCATCCGTCCACACCCCTACATGCGCTGTCGCAGGGTATCGCGCTGGTGCCGGAAGATCGCAAGAAAGAGGGCGCGGTACTGGGATTGTCAATCAGGGAAAACATCTCGCTCTCCAACCTCTCGTCGCTCATGCGCTGGCGCTGGTTTGTGAACACCCGTAAAGAAGACGATCTCATCGACGCCTACCGTCAAGCGCTGCACATCAAGATGGTGAACAGCGATCAAGAGGTGCGCAAGCTGTCGGGTGGTAACCAGCAAAAGGTGATTCTTGCCCGCTGTATGGCGCTGAACCCGAAGGTATTGATCGTGGATGAGCCCACGCGCGGCATCGATGTCGGCACTAAGTCCGAAGTGCATCAGGTGCTGTTCGATATGGCGAAACGGGGCGTCGCCGTGATTGTGATTTCCTCCGACCTGCCGGAAATCATGGCGATTTCCGACCGTATTATCACGCTCAGCGAAGGGCGGATCAGCGGGGAAATTCATGGCGATGACGCCACAGAAGAAAAACTGATGACGATGATGGCCATTTGCCACGACGCATTACACGCAGCATAA
- the iolD gene encoding 3D-(3,5/4)-trihydroxycyclohexane-1,2-dione acylhydrolase (decyclizing) encodes MDTCRITMAQALVRFLNQQYISVDGEESPFVQGVMTIFGHGNVLGIGQALEQEANRLTVHQGCSEQGMAHIAVGFAKQHKRRKIYAVTSSVGPGAANMVTAAATATANRIPVLLLPGDLFACRQPDPVLQQVEQYHDLSISTNDCFKPVSRYWDRINRPEQLMSALINAMRVLTDPADTGAVTLCLPQDVQAEVWDYPISFFRKRVHHLERRPPDATRLDEAAALIARKNRPMLICGGGVRYSGAHDALAQLAEQFAIPFGETQAGKGAIVSSHPLNCGGIGVTGGLAANRLAHEADLIIGVGTRLTDFTTGSKSLFQNPSVEFLLLNVAEFDALKLDALPLIADARVGLEALSERLAVASYRSGWQQAVDEARAEWERELQRLFTVQDKGELVPEVVDGLEDKLDEYRQTLNTHLTQTRVLGILNEELEDNAIVVGAAGSLPGDLQRVWQVKTPDSYHLEYGYSCMGYEIAAAIGARLAAPQQPVYAMVGDGSYLMLHTELQTAVQEGIKITVLLFDNAGFGCINNLQMSQGMGSFCTENRYRDAESGQLRGALIPVDFAKNAESYGCKAWRVHDEASLRQALTESRQHAGPVLLDIKVLPKTMTHGYESWWRTGTAQVADNPEIETAANSVKAALSRARQY; translated from the coding sequence ATGGATACGTGTCGCATCACCATGGCGCAAGCGCTGGTCAGGTTTCTCAACCAGCAATACATCAGCGTAGACGGTGAAGAATCCCCTTTTGTGCAGGGTGTCATGACCATTTTTGGTCACGGTAATGTGCTGGGCATCGGCCAGGCGCTGGAGCAGGAGGCGAACCGCCTCACCGTCCATCAGGGGTGCAGCGAACAGGGAATGGCGCACATCGCCGTTGGGTTTGCTAAACAACACAAGCGGCGGAAAATCTATGCGGTGACTTCTTCAGTAGGGCCGGGGGCGGCAAATATGGTGACCGCTGCGGCGACCGCCACCGCCAACCGCATCCCAGTACTGCTGCTGCCCGGCGATCTCTTCGCCTGCCGCCAACCGGACCCGGTGTTGCAGCAGGTTGAGCAATACCACGATCTGTCGATTAGCACCAATGACTGCTTTAAACCGGTTTCCCGCTATTGGGATCGTATTAATCGCCCCGAACAACTGATGAGCGCGCTGATTAATGCCATGCGCGTCCTGACCGATCCGGCAGACACCGGTGCGGTAACGCTGTGCTTACCGCAGGATGTACAGGCGGAAGTCTGGGATTATCCGATATCGTTTTTCCGCAAGCGCGTCCATCACCTCGAACGGCGTCCGCCGGATGCCACGCGACTGGATGAAGCCGCGGCGTTGATTGCGAGAAAAAATCGTCCAATGCTGATTTGCGGTGGCGGCGTTCGTTATTCCGGCGCACATGATGCGCTGGCACAGCTTGCTGAGCAGTTTGCGATCCCGTTTGGCGAAACGCAGGCGGGCAAGGGCGCGATCGTTTCATCACATCCACTGAACTGCGGCGGTATTGGCGTGACGGGGGGGCTGGCGGCGAATCGGCTAGCGCACGAGGCAGATCTGATTATCGGCGTCGGGACGCGTTTAACCGATTTTACCACCGGCTCCAAATCGCTGTTTCAGAACCCGAGCGTCGAGTTTTTACTGCTAAACGTTGCCGAGTTCGATGCGTTAAAATTGGATGCACTGCCTCTGATCGCCGATGCCCGTGTCGGGCTTGAAGCGCTGAGTGAACGGCTGGCGGTGGCATCGTATCGTAGCGGCTGGCAGCAGGCTGTTGATGAGGCGCGTGCGGAATGGGAACGCGAGCTACAGCGGCTGTTTACCGTGCAGGATAAGGGGGAACTGGTGCCCGAAGTGGTGGATGGTCTGGAAGACAAGCTGGATGAATACCGCCAGACGCTGAATACCCACCTGACGCAAACGCGCGTGCTGGGCATACTGAATGAGGAGCTGGAGGATAATGCGATCGTGGTGGGTGCAGCGGGCTCACTGCCGGGTGATTTACAGCGCGTGTGGCAGGTGAAGACGCCGGACAGCTATCATCTGGAATATGGTTACTCCTGCATGGGGTATGAGATTGCGGCGGCGATTGGCGCACGCCTTGCGGCACCGCAACAGCCTGTCTACGCGATGGTCGGTGACGGCTCCTATTTGATGCTGCATACCGAACTGCAAACGGCGGTGCAAGAGGGCATCAAAATCACCGTGTTGCTGTTCGACAACGCGGGCTTTGGTTGTATCAACAACCTGCAAATGAGTCAGGGAATGGGCAGCTTCTGTACGGAAAACCGCTACCGCGATGCGGAGTCGGGGCAACTGCGCGGTGCGCTCATTCCGGTAGATTTCGCCAAAAATGCGGAAAGCTACGGCTGCAAAGCGTGGCGGGTGCATGATGAAGCCTCACTCAGGCAGGCGCTGACGGAATCACGCCAGCACGCGGGACCGGTGCTGCTTGATATCAAGGTTCTGCCGAAGACCATGACGCACGGCTATGAATCCTGGTGGCGCACGGGCACGGCGCAGGTCGCCGACAATCCAGAGATTGAGACTGCGGCCAATAGCGTGAAAGCGGCGCTCTCCCGCGCACGGCAATACTAG
- the iolG gene encoding inositol 2-dehydrogenase: MFNIALLGAGRIGQVHAVNIAAHKETNLYAVVDPNPANATALAERYHTKVQTVDEVMNDPAVHAVLIASATDTHADLIELAAKHGKAIFCEKPVHLDIARVRDCLTVVKQQNVPLFVGFNRRYDPQFRRVKTLAGEGNIGKPESLLIISRDPSPPPAEYVRVSGGMFRDMTIHDFDMARFIMGEEPVSVFAQGSNLVDPAIGEAGDIDTAFIVLKFASGAMATIVNSRRSGYGYDQRLELHGAKGVLTAGNIRENVVEQWTDDGCLSAKPEYFFLQRYHAAYAAEWQHFVDVLNGRTQPECSGLDGERALNLADKAFESLAQGKEVAV; this comes from the coding sequence ATGTTTAACATCGCTTTACTGGGCGCGGGCCGTATCGGTCAGGTCCATGCAGTGAACATTGCGGCACACAAAGAAACCAACCTGTACGCGGTGGTCGATCCCAACCCCGCAAATGCCACCGCGCTGGCCGAACGTTACCATACCAAAGTACAAACGGTTGACGAGGTCATGAACGATCCCGCCGTGCACGCTGTCCTGATTGCCTCCGCGACCGACACGCACGCTGACTTGATTGAGTTGGCCGCCAAGCATGGCAAAGCCATTTTCTGTGAAAAGCCGGTGCATCTGGATATTGCTCGTGTTCGCGACTGCCTGACCGTCGTCAAACAGCAGAACGTGCCGCTGTTTGTTGGGTTCAACCGCCGCTACGACCCACAATTCCGCCGCGTCAAAACGCTGGCTGGCGAAGGCAATATCGGCAAACCGGAATCCCTCCTGATTATCTCCCGCGATCCTTCGCCACCGCCTGCTGAGTATGTCCGCGTTTCCGGCGGAATGTTCCGCGATATGACGATCCATGATTTCGATATGGCGCGCTTCATTATGGGCGAAGAGCCGGTGTCGGTCTTTGCACAAGGCAGCAATCTGGTTGATCCGGCGATTGGCGAGGCGGGCGACATTGATACCGCATTTATCGTGCTGAAATTTGCCTCAGGCGCGATGGCGACTATCGTCAACAGCCGCCGCTCCGGCTACGGCTACGATCAGCGCCTCGAATTGCACGGCGCGAAAGGTGTGCTCACCGCAGGCAATATCCGTGAAAACGTGGTCGAGCAGTGGACAGATGACGGTTGCTTGTCCGCGAAACCTGAATATTTCTTCCTGCAACGCTATCACGCGGCTTACGCGGCGGAATGGCAGCACTTTGTTGATGTGCTGAATGGTCGGACGCAGCCGGAATGCTCCGGGCTGGATGGTGAGAGGGCGTTGAATCTGGCGGATAAAGCCTTTGAATCGCTGGCTCAAGGCAAGGAGGTCGCCGTGTAA